From the genome of Candidatus Deferrimicrobium borealis:
CGGCGTCATGGGGGAGCTCCTCGCCCGCACCGGGGTCTCCCCGCAACGGCTGTTATCCGAGGCCGAGGGGATGCTTGCGTCGCTGCCGAAGGTGTCCGGGGCCGTGACCCGTGGTCTGTCGCCCCGCCTCGAGCCGCTGCTCTG
Proteins encoded in this window:
- a CDS encoding type VI secretion system ATPase TssH yields the protein MISLEKLTVKSQEALQDAVRLASERGHAEVGGEHLLCAFLRQEGGVMGELLARTGVSPQRLLSEAEGMLASLPKVSGAVTRGLSPRLEPLL